One genomic window of Saccharomyces cerevisiae S288C chromosome XII, complete sequence includes the following:
- the MMR1 gene encoding Mmr1p (Phospholipid binding protein; interacts with mitochondria and with Myo2p, functioning as an adaptor that recruits Myo2p and facilitates actin-based transport of mitochondria to the bud; mediates mitochondria anchorage at the bud tip; phosphorylated protein that localizes to the mitochondrial outer membrane; mRNA is targeted to the bud via the transport system involving She2p; member of the DSL1 family of tethering proteins) has protein sequence MNSPTMKSEQLTPKLSPMSFCLDDQRNAGSFQNLLNSPTKLKLDTGPIGNSLLYPTSLSKLSELSRGGRSKQRRGSDTMRSVSPIRFQFLNNTPKMLKPEYLSQTTSNLPLLSALLKNSKKTTSEGQNSNPDPLNIEKNIIKQSIKDKLEQLRSSESVAQVQKKERNPPSFEAKVCAEEPILRKNAEGLLPSYVPVPATPLEDPENHGVRKVEDKGLRVVSGGSTQCLSTEVNELPKDLNLDNLPTDNNGFVQYGLKGNNNNNRYSFISSTSTDYEPEWCDGQQHISMQMASMANAEEANSREKSNLDIKIKQLELEITELKLQNEKLVHSMTTNRYIEERFMLEVMKDPSIQAQRSQRDIERKVKQLEKKFFNCKKVLKKLTESSAVVATSTSKTEGNSARIPCPKTRLARVSVLDLKKIEEQPDSSSGTSSEEDHLTNDDTDANTSEDLNVAFEEEPTSAISTTASVQSGESKRGFQLNLPVQVEKKEK, from the coding sequence atgaattctCCAACAATGAAATCGGAACAACTTACTCCAAAACTCTCACCAATGTCCTTTTGTTTGGATGACCAAAGAAATGCAGgctcttttcaaaatctatTGAACTCACCTACGAAGCTAAAATTAGACACTGGCCCGATTGGTAATTCCTTGTTATATCCAACATCACTCTCTAAATTGAGCGAGTTATCAAGAGGTGGACGTTCTAAACAAAGAAGGGGCTCTGACACTATGAGGTCTGTATCGCCTATTAGGTTTCAGTTTTTGAACAACACTCCAAAGATGTTAAAACCCGAGTACCTATCTCAAACAACCAGTAATCTGCCATTGCTATCTGCCCTATTGAAGAATAGCAAGAAAACTACTAGTGAAGGCCAGAATTCAAACCCTGATCCATTGAACATAGAGAAAAACATCATTAAACAAAGCATCAAGGACAAACTAGAGCAGCTGCGCAGTTCAGAATCCGTTGCGCAagtacaaaagaaagaacgCAATCCCCCTTCATTTGAGGCCAAAGTCTGTGCGGAAGAACCGATATTACGGAAAAACGCCGAAGGGTTGCTCCCCTCATACGTTCCTGTTCCTGCTACTCCTTTGGAAGATCCAGAAAATCATGGGGTGCGAAAGGTCGAGGACAAAGGACTTAGAGTCGTCTCCGGCGGCTCCACTCAGTGTCTAAGCACCGAAGTGAACGAATTGCCTAAGGATCTGAATCTAGACAATTTACCTACGGATAATAACGGGTTCGTTCAATATGGTCTCAAAGgcaataacaacaacaacagaTATAGCTTTATCTCGTCTACGTCGACGGACTATGAGCCCGAATGGTGTGACGGACAACAACATATTTCAATGCAAATGGCCTCTATGGCCAATGCAGAGGAGGCAAATAGTCGTGAAAAATCGAATTTAGACATAAAGATCAAGCAGCTAGAACTTGAAATTACAGAATTAAAGTTGcagaatgaaaaattagtgCATTCCATGACGACGAACAGATacattgaagaaagatttaTGCTTGAGGTTATGAAGGATCCTAGTATACAGGCTCAAAGATCCCAAAGAGATATTGAGAGAAAAGTCAAGCAActggagaaaaaattcttcaattgtAAAAAAGTTCTTAAGAAATTGACTGAATCCTCCGCAGTAGTGGCCACCTCCACTTCAAAAACTGAAGGAAATTCAGCAAGAATCCCATGCCCTAAGACTAGACTGGCACGCGTTTCTGTTTTAGAcctaaagaaaattgaagaacAGCCAGATTCTTCTTCGGGAACTTCGTCCGAGGAAGATCATCTAACAAACGATGATACGGATGCTAATACTAGCGAAGATTTAAATGTTGCTTTTGAAGAGGAGCCAACTTCTGCTATTTCCACAACAGCATCTGTGCAGAGTGGGGAAAGTAAAAGAGGTTTCCAACTTAACCTTCCTGTCCAAGTggagaagaaggaaaaatga
- the SKG3 gene encoding Skg3p (hypothetical protein; green fluorescent protein (GFP)-fusion protein localizes to the cell periphery, cytoplasm, bud, and bud neck; potential Cdc28p substrate; similar to Skg4p; relocalizes from bud neck to cytoplasm upon DNA replication stress; SKG3 has a paralog, CAF120, that arose from the whole genome duplication) yields MKRIFSGVKSPKLSAPPKVFKNDESPSTPSSPKFDQGLRSLSASASRLFSNSISTPGSPTLDLPQEHSINGDISPELVPIVTLLSAQAHRRYHYGIFLILHDLKTDGTPAARQWEECYGVLLGTQLALWDAKELSDSKNNKNTSTMKKAASRPSFINFTDASVRSLDANDQVIIASENEKTKKDLDNVLVVSTTLKNRYFLKFKNSKSFKTWNAAIRLSLFEFTALQEAYTGSFLSSRGVKLGDIKVVMADTKFTYEDWVSVRFGTGMPWKRCYAVISPQSGKKKKNSKGSICFYENNKKTKKSNIMTTVVDARALYAVYPSSPILIDTSTIIKLEGFVSFDKSEEPQETNLFIMPEKHQGVPGYDTIIRFLIPAMNAFYLYGRPKGLIANRTDPDSLLFALPTLPHIYYLQVDDVLSLTKDKNYIHWSAADWRNNIVQVLQKKLSKGYKGCGNKTVSVSSGMMKSPAISSAELFEGYDSLPERQMESPQKSKMKSPTLASTDDINSASASVNSHATSVKQTELFVTDNSSKINDSVSAQSSVTTNFKDTFTTPMTSGMLNHENSERSFGSGLKLKITDSNLENMEDVEAKSANEFSTTPEDKHIHLANAAELSALYDKYSTSPFGKSEANSSPKPQKLEVKDRSKNENRSPYERYVGTSAESKTFEIGNVRESKSTINTSLSSPLRVEDSRRSKNEDLGSLKEFEELSQKISNMGMANISSEALSDTAENSSFVTDLNLNINNSSSVNLNEEQRVPDFGEENVFDPDYMEQNQMLETESRYTTDEFDFSDNQDAASSNYSNGQTNRTVTETLSASDRNDKIPHSSLFTNLNQLTSNGGNYQDREDFSGDQINKPQQSQPLHVKGPQTSSFGYRNSSANSSQPQAPYPVGRPLGKIRTGPLTVQPMQQGGNSSMYSFQSSQHRFHSSQQRQNQSLSFRNNTYGSGNNQNTFHPSPQLQQQPQNMRYLNNKLPINDRSPIPQTQHHVPDGRPSLHINTTNRTNPLTAQSGFSQFMPPNSTSTNPYSS; encoded by the coding sequence atgaaaaggatTTTCTCTGGTGTGAAGTCCCCAAAGTTATCTGCTCCCccaaaagttttcaaaaatgatgaGAGCCCATCCACTCCGAGCTCTCCCAAATTCGACCAAGGGCTTCGAAGTTTATCAGCATCAGCTTCAAGACTCTTCAGTAACTCAATATCCACTCCTGGGAGCCCTACGTTAGATCTTCCGCAAGAACACTCTATTAATGGTGATATCTCACCAGAACTAGTACCAATCGTTACTTTACTCTCTGCACAGGCTCATAGGAGATACCATTATGGTATATTCTTGATATTACATGATTTGAAGACAGACGGAACACCTGCCGCGCGTCAGTGGGAAGAATGCTATGGTGTGTTGCTAGGAACTCAGCTGGCTTTATGGGATGCAAAAGAATTATCAGATTCCAAGAATAATAAGAACACATCAACCATGAAAAAAGCCGCATCGAGACCttcttttatcaattttacAGATGCTTCTGTGAGGAGTTTGGACGCTAATGATCAGGTAATCATTGCATCAGAGAACgaaaagacaaagaaagatCTAGACaatgttcttgttgtttcaacaactttaaaaaacaggtatttcttaaaattcaaaaattcaaaatcattCAAAACTTGGAACGCAGCAATTAGGCTTAGTTTGTTCGAGTTTACGGCGTTGCAAGAGGCCTACACGGGCTCATTTTTGTCAAGCAGAGGTGTTAAACTTGGTGATATCAAAGTTGTTATGGCAGATACAAAATTCACTTATGAGGACTGGGTTAGCGTAAGATTCGGGACAGGTATGCCATGGAAACGTTGTTATGCTGTTATTTCTCCACAGTctggcaaaaaaaagaaaaattcgaAAGGTTCAATATGTTTCTatgaaaataacaaaaaaaccaaaaaatcaaacatAATGACAACGGTAGTAGATGCACGGGCTTTATATGCCGTTTATCCTTCCTCGCCGATATTAATCGACACATCTACAATCATAAAATTGGAAGGTTTTGTCTCTTTTGACAAAAGTGAGGAACCTCAAGAAACCAACCTATTTATCATGCCTGAAAAGCATCAAGGTGTTCCGGGATATGACACTATTATTCGCTTCTTAATCCCAGCTATGAACGCGTTCTACTTATATGGTAGGCCAAAGGGTTTGATTGCCAACAGAACTGACCCAGACTCCCTGCTGTTTGCCTTACCCACTCTTCCgcatatatattatttgCAGGTGGATGACGTTTTATCATTAacaaaagacaaaaattACATACATTGGAGTGCTGCTGATTGGAGGAATAACATTGTTCAAGTattacagaaaaaattaagtaAGGGCTATAAAGGCTGTGGTAATAAAACTGTATCAGTTTCATCTGGGATGATGAAGTCGCCGGCAATTAGTTCAGCTGAATTATTTGAAGGGTACGATTCTCTCCCTGAAAGACAAATGGAAAGTCCGCAAAAATCTAAGATGAAGTCTCCTACATTAGCATCGACCGATGATATTAATTCCGCTTCTGCTTCCGTAAACTCACATGCTACCTCAGTAAAACAAACTGAATTATTTGTGACTgataattcttcaaaaatcaaTGACTCTGTGTCGGCGCAGTCCAGTGTCACTACTAACTTCAAAGATACTTTTACCACCCCAATGACATCAGGAATGCTCAACCATGAAAATTCAGAGAGAAGCTTTGGTTCAGGATTAAAACTCAAAATCACTGATtcaaatttggaaaatatgGAAGACGTTGAAGCGAAATCTGCTAACGAATTCTCTACGACACCAGAAGACAAACATATTCACCTCGCCAATGCAGCCGAATTATCCGCCCTTTACGACAAATATTCCACATCTCCGTTTGGTAAATCGGAGGCTAATTCAAGCCCTAAACCTCAAAAATTGGAAGTTAAAGATCggtcaaaaaatgaaaacagaAGCCCCTATGAGAGATACGTAGGTACATCCGCTGAAAGCAAGACATTTGAAATAGGTAACGTCAGAGAGTCGAAAAGTACGATAAATACTTCCCTTTCTTCGCCTTTGAGGGTAGAAGATAGTAGAcgttcaaaaaatgaggACCTGGGATCTTTGAAAGAGTTTGAAGAGTTATCTCAAAAGATTAGCAATATGGGAATGGCAAATATTTCTTCAGAAGCTTTAAGTGACACAGCAGAAAACAGTTCTTTTGTTACGGACCTGAACTtgaatatcaataacaGTTCATCGGTCAATCTCAATGAAGAACAACGTGTGCCGGATTTTGGGGAGGAAAACGTATTTGATCCAGATTATATGGAACAAAACCAAATGTTGGAAACAGAAAGTAGGTACACTACGGATGAGTTTGACTTTTCAGATAATCAGGATGCAGCATCCAGTAATTATAGCAATGGGCAAACCAACCGAACAGTAACTGAAACCCTTTCTGCCAGTGACAGAAATGACAAGATCCCacattcttctttatttacAAACTTAAACCAGCTTACTTCGAATGGAGGAAACTATCAGGATAGGGAAGATTTCTCTGGTGATCAAATAAACAAACCTCAACAATCTCAACCACTTCATGTGAAAGGACCACAAACTTCGTCATTTGGTTACAGAAATTCTTCAGCCAATAGCTCGCAGCCTCAAGCACCATACCCGGTTGGTCGCCCGTTAGGTAAGATAAGAACGGGTCCGCTGACCGTCCAGCCTATGCAACAAGGTGGAAACTCATCAATGTATTCTTTCCAATCTTCGCAACATCGGTTTCATTCGTCGCAACAGCGCCAAAACCAATCACTTTCCTTCAGAAACAATACCTATGGAAGTGGTAACAATCAAAATACATTCCATCCATCGCCGCAACTGCAACAACAGCCTCAAAATATGAGatatttgaataataaGTTACCAATAAATGATAGATCTCCAATACCGCAAACACAGCACCATGTACCAGATGGCCGTCCCAGCCTCCATATAAATACCACTAACCGCACAAATCCGCTTACTGCACAAAGTGGATTTTCTCAATTTATGCCTCCCAATAGCACATCAACCAACCCATATTCCAGCTGA
- the ATG26 gene encoding sterol 3-beta-glucosyltransferase (UDP-glucose:sterol glucosyltransferase; conserved enzyme involved in synthesis of sterol glucoside membrane lipids; in contrast to ATG26 from P. pastoris, S. cerevisiae ATG26 is not involved in autophagy), with protein sequence MPITQIISASDSEAGPKPSISLVPDKPSEPETSPRHHRLSRSLSKFKRWRGRSNSSLSMGSSEQQELQDSPNEARSDDDENGYNNDNADDLAKSKYMMKSIAGLLTTASVYAGMNNAQEMNVLSQVDSEESDSSDSFQENIGRNEVKSKKENLKTKSHPEVPRLDKRKPTLFDFSITREKLSKDNVAKLRQRFCLDEQEPFLNDFPAWLLKDVLVQGHIFITTKHFLFFAYLPKNPRSVKMSGNLNIRTKLIRSTRYWCVLKNHLFSMYTSSTELYFPVLTIDLREVQKIETQKHTLNGSATKTFKLYTDESTFKFNADSEFSAKSWVNALKKEQFAAQNSENNSISLKIPLPNIIEIDDQPIVNKALTLRLRALESSQTYAIDDFMFVFMDGSGSQVKESLGEQLAILQKSGVNTLYYDIPAKKSKSSFGKETPATVEQKNNGEDSKYLNVPTSAVPSSENGKKSRFRFRERSNSWFRRAKPLEDSQVEDVEEIYKDAANDIDSSVHSTIHIHEQEDSQEQTVAWKPSHLKNFAEMWAAKPIHYRNKFIPFQKDDTYLIKETEEVSANERFRYHFKFNKEKSLISTYYTYLNRNVPVYGKIYVSNDTVCFRSLLPGSNTYMVLPLVDVETCYKEKGFRFGYFVLVIVIHGHEELFFEFSTEVARDDIERILLKLLDNIYASSAEGSNISSASLGDVQHNPDSAKLKLFEDKINAEGFEVPLMIDENPHYKTSIKPNKSYKFGLLTIGSRGDVQPYIALGKGLIKEGHQVVIITHSEFRDFVESHGIQFEEIAGNPVELMSLMVENESMNVKMLREASSKFRGWIDALLQTSWEVCNRRKFDILIESPSAMVGIHITEALQIPYFRAFTMPWTRTRAYPHAFIVPDQKRGGNYNYLTHVLFENVFWKGISGQVNKWRVETLGLGKTNLFLLQQNNVPFLYNVSPTIFPPSIDFSEWVRVTGYWFLDDKSTFKPPAELQEFISEARSKGKKLVYIGFGSIVVSNAKEMTEALVEAVMEADVYCILNKGWSERLGDKAAKKTEVDLPRNILNIGNVPHDWLFPQVDAAVHHGGSGTTGASLRAGLPTVIKPFFGDQFFYAGRVEDIGVGIALKKLNAQTLADALKVATTNKIMKDRAGLIKKKISKEDGIKTAISAIYNELEYARSVTLSRVKTPRKKEENVDATKLTPAETTDEGWTMI encoded by the coding sequence ATGCCCATCACTCAAATCATATCAGCGTCTGATAGCGAGGCGGGGCCAAAACCAAGCATTTCGTTGGTACCTGATAAGCCATCTGAGCCAGAAACTTCCCCTAGGCATCATCGCCTTTCAAGGTCACTTTCGAAGTTCAAGCGCTGGAGAGGAAGATCAAATAGCAGTTTATCGATGGGGTCGTCTGAGCAGCAAGAACTGCAGGACAGTCCAAATGAAGCCCGtagtgatgatgacgaaaaCGGTTACAATAACGATAATGCAGATGACTTGGCGAAATCCAAGTATATGATGAAAAGTATTGCCGGTTTATTAACTACTGCTAGTGTGTATGCAGGGATGAATAATGCTCAAGAAATGAATGTGTTGTCGCAAGTTGATTCTGAAGAATCTGATTCCAGTGATAGTTTCCAGGAAAACATTGGTCGAAATGAGgtaaaaagcaaaaaggaaaatctCAAAACTAAATCGCATCCGGAAGTACCAAGATTAGACAAAAGAAAGCCAACTTTATTCGACTTCTCAATAACTAGGGAAAAACTGTCAAAAGACAATGTGGCTAAGTTGAGACAGCGGTTTTGTTTAGACGAACAGGAACcatttttgaatgatttcCCTGCATGGCTACTTAAAGATGTGTTGGTTCAAGGCcatatttttattacaACAAAACATTTCCTATTCTTTGCATATTTACCTAAGAATCCTCGGTCGGTTAAAATGTCTGGAAACCTTAATATCAGGACAAAACTAATTAGGTCTACCAGGTATTGGTGCGTACTAAAGAatcatttattttctatgTATACCTCATCAACTGAGCTATACTTTCCGGTTTTAACCATAGATTTGAGGGAGGtccaaaaaattgaaacacAAAAACATACCTTAAACGGGAGTGCTACGAAAACATTTAAGCTTTACACAGATGAAAGTACATTCAAATTCAATGCAGATTCAGAGTTCTCCGCTAAATCGTGGGTGAAcgctttgaaaaaggagCAGTTCGCAGCTCAGAATTCTGAAAACAATTCGATAAGTTTAAAAATTCCGCTGCCCAACATTATAGAGATAGATGATCAACCTATAGTCAACAAAGCTTTAACATTGAGATTAAGAGCTTTGGAGAGCTCACAGACCTATGCTATCGATGATTTCATGTTTGTTTTCATGGATGGGTCCGGTAGTCAGGTCAAAGAGAGCCTTGGCGAACAGTTGGCTATATTGCAGAAATCCGGTGTTAATACACTTTATTATGATATTCCAGCcaagaaatcaaaatcaagttttggaaaagagaCACCAGCTACAGTTGAGCAAAAGAATAACGGCGAGgattcaaaatatttgaatgTTCCAACTTCGGCTGTGCCTTCTTCGGAAAATGGGAAAAAGAGTCGATTCAGATTTAGAGAAAGAAGCAATAGTTGGTTTCGTAGAGCTAAACCTCTTGAAGATTCTCAAGTTGAGGATGTGGAGGAAATATATAAAGATGCGGCGAATGATATAGACTCTTCTGTGCATTCCACGATTCATATTCATGAACAAGAAGATAGTCAAGAGCAAACCGTAGCTTGGAAGCCAAGTCAcctcaaaaattttgccGAAATGTGGGCTGCCAAACCAATACACTACCGGAACAAGTTTATCCCGTTTCAAAAGGATGATACCTATTTGATTAAAGAAACAGAAGAGGTTTCTGCTAACGAGCGGTTCAGGTACCATTTCAAGTTTAATAAAGAGAAGTCACTAATCAGTACTTACTACACATACCTGAATAGAAATGTTCCCGTTTATGGTAAGATTTACGTATCCAATGATACGGTGTGCTTCAGATCGTTATTACCAGGGTCTAATACATACATGGTTTTGCCATTGGTTGATGTGGAGACATGctataaagaaaagggatTTCGATTTGGTTATTTTGTATTGGTTATAGTAATTCACGGTCACGAGGAgctattttttgaatttagcACTGAGGTCGCCAGGGATGATATTGAACGCATTCTTTTAAAGCTCTTAGATAACATATATGCAAGCAGTGCAGAAGGATCGAATATATCGAGTGCTTCTCTTGGCGATGTTCAGCATAACCCTGACTCAGCGAAGTTGAAGCTTTTCGAAGATAAAATTAATGCCGAGGGCTTTGAGGTACCGTTAATGATTGATGAGAATCCGCACTATAAAACAAGCATAAAACCAAACAAGAGTTATAAGTTTGGATTATTGACGATTGGCTCAAGAGGGGATGTTCAACCATATATTGCACTTGGAAAGGGCTTGATAAAAGAAGGTCACCAAGTGGTAATAATTACACATTCGGAATTTAGAGACTTTGTTGAAAGTCATGGAATCCAGTTTGAAGAGATTGCTGGTAACCCAGTGGAGTTGATGTCCTTGATGGTGGAAAATGAATCAATGAATGTTAAAATGCTGAGAGAAGCTTCGAGCAAATTTAGGGGATGGATCGATGCTCTTTTACAGACATCTTGGGAGGTTTGTaacagaagaaaatttgatattCTGATTGAATCACCCTCAGCTATGGTTGGTATTCATATTACTGAAGCATTGCAAATTCCTTATTTTCGAGCATTTACCATGCCATGGACAAGAACAAGAGCATATCCACATGCATTTATTGTACCAGATCAAAAAAGGGGCGGTAACTATAACTACCTGACACATGTCCTTTTCGAAAACGTTTTCTGGAAGGGAATTAGTGGGCAAGTAAACAAGTGGAGAGTTGAAACTCTAGGTTTAGGGAAAAcaaatctttttcttttacagCAGAATAATGTTCCTTTCTTATACAATGTTTCTCCTACAATTTTTCCGCCATCAATTGATTTTAGCGAGTGGGTGAGAGTTACAGGATATTGGTTTCTTGATGATAAGAGTACTTTCAAACCGCCAGCAGAATTACAAGAATTTATTTCTGAGGCAAGatcaaaaggaaaaaaattggtttATATCGGGTTTGGTTCGATTGTAGTCTCTAATGCCAAAGAAATGACGGAAGCTCTTGTCGAAGCAGTTATGGAAGCAGATGTATACTGCATTTTAAATAAGGGATGGTCAGAAAGGTTGGGCGATAAGGCGGCAAAGAAGACAGAGGTAGATCTTCCAAGAAACATTTTAAATATCGGAAACGTTCCCCATGATTGGTTGTTCCCACAAGTCGATGCTGCCGTTCACCATGGTGGTTCTGGAACTACTGGAGCTTCATTACGTGCTGGTTTACCTACTGTTATAAAACCTTTCTTTGGTGATCAGTTCTTTTATGCAGGTAGAGTAGAAGACATTGGAGTTGGTATTGCTTTAAAGAAACTTAACGCTCAAACATTAGCAGATGCTTTAAAAGTAGCTACGACgaacaaaataatgaagGATAGAGCTGGattaataaagaagaaaatttccaaagaagATGGGATTAAAACTGCAATAAGTGCAATTTACAACGAACTTGAGTATGCAAGAAGCGTTACTTTATCAAGAGTGAAAACTCCGCGCAAGAAAGAGGAAAATGTAGATGCAACCAAACTGACACCTGCTGAAACAACGGATGAAGGGTGGACGATGATTTAA
- the MDL1 gene encoding ATP-binding cassette permease MDL1 (Mitochondrial inner membrane half-type ABC transporter; mediates export of peptides generated upon proteolysis of mitochondrial proteins; may function as an influxer or possibly antiporter; plays a role in the regulation of cellular resistance to oxidative stress; ortholog of human ABCB10), which yields MIVRMIRLCKGPKLLRSQFASASALYSTKSLFKPPMYQKAEINLIIPHRKHFLLRSIRLQSDIAQGKKSTKPTLKLSNANSKSSGFKDIKRLFVLSKPESKYIGLALLLILISSSVSMAVPSVIGKLLDLASESDGEDEEGSKSNKLYGFTKKQFFTALGAVFIIGAVANASRIIILKVTGERLVARLRTRTMKAALDQDATFLDTNRVGDLISRLSSDASIVAKSVTQNVSDGTRAIIQGFVGFGMMSFLSWKLTCVMMILAPPLGAMALIYGRKIRNLSRQLQTSVGGLTKVAEEQLNATRTIQAYGGEKNEVRRYAKEVRNVFHIGLKEAVTSGLFFGSTGLVGNTAMLSLLLVGTSMIQSGSMTVGELSSFMMYAVYTGSSLFGLSSFYSELMKGAGAAARVFELNDRKPLIRPTIGKDPVSLAQKPIVFKNVSFTYPTRPKHQIFKDLNITIKPGEHVCAVGPSGSGKSTIASLLLRYYDVNSGSIEFGDEDIRNFNLRKYRRLIGYVQQEPLLFNGTILDNILYCIPPEIAEQDDRIRRAIGKANCTKFLANFPDGLQTMVGARGAQLSGGQKQRIALARAFLLDPAVLILDEATSALDSQSEEIVAKNLQRRVERGFTTISIAHRLSTIKHSTRVIVLGKHGSVVETGSFRDLIAIPNSELNALLAEQQDEEGKGGVIDLDNSVAREV from the coding sequence ATGATTGTAAGAATGATACGTCTTTGTAAAGGTCCAAAGTTGTTGCGAAGTCAATTCGCATCAGCAAGTGCACTATATTCAACCAAGTCATTGTTCAAACCTCCCATGTACCAAAAAGCGGAAATTAATTTGATTATTCCACATAGAAAGCACTTTTTGTTGCGGTCGATTCGATTACAATCAGACATTGCGCAAGGAAAGAAGTCCACCAAGCCCACTTTAAAGTTGTCCAATGCAAATTCAAAATCCTCGGGGTTTAAAGACATTAAACGGCTATTCGTCTTATCTAAACCGGAATCCAAGTACATTGGTCTTGCCCTCCTTTTAATCCTCATTTCAAGTTCAGTTAGTATGGCTGTACCTTCCGTTATCGGTAAATTATTAGACTTGGCTTCCGAAAGTGACGgcgaagatgaagagggCTCAAAAAGCAATAAGTTATATGGTTTTACGAAGAAGCAATTTTTCACAGCATTAGGAGCAGTATTTATAATTGGAGCAGTTGCTAATGCAAGCAGAATCATCATTTTAAAGGTCACCGGTGAGAGACTGGTCGCAAGATTAAGAACGAGAACAATGAAAGCTGCATTAGATCAAGATGCCACATTTTTAGATACTAATCGTGTCGGTGATTTGATCTCAAGATTATCATCTGATGCATCTATAGTGGCCAAATCGGTCACACAAAACGTCTCTGATGGAACAAGGGCAATTATTCAAGGGTTTGTCGGTTTTGGCATGATGAGCTTCCTCTCGTGGAAATTGACTTGCGTAATGATGATTTTAGCCCCTCCTTTAGGTGCTATGGCACTGATATATGGTAGGAAAATACGAAACCTATCAAGACAGTTACAAACCTCAGTAGGTGGGTTAACAAAAGTGGCAGAAGAGCAATTAAATGCTACTAGGACAATTCAAGCATATGGTGGTGAAAAAAACGAGGTTCGCCGCTATGCAAAAGAGGTTAGAAATGTATTTCATATTGGTCTGAAGGAAGCGGTTACTTCCGGTTTATTCTTCGGAAGTACTGGGCTAGTTGGCAACACTGCAATGCTGTCGTTATTATTGGTTGGAACAAGCATGATTCAAAGTGGTTCAATGACTGTCGGTGAATTATCTAGTTTCATGATGTATGCCGTGTATACCGGAAGTTCATTATTTGGTTTATCGAGCTTCTATTCAGAACTTATGAAAGGTGCTGGTGCGGCTGCCAGGGTTTTTGAATTAAATGACCGTAAGCCATTGATTCGTCCGACTATTGGAAAGGATCCTGTGTCATTAGCCCAAAAACCCATCGTTTTCAAAAACGTGTCATTCACTTATCCCACTCGGCCCAAACACCAGATTTTCAAGGATTTGAATATTACTATCAAGCCTGGTGAACACGTTTGCGCTGTCGGTCCATCAGGAAGCGGCAAATCAACAATTGCGTCTTTGTTGCTCAGGTACTACGATGTGAACTCAGGATCGATCGAATTTGGTGATGAAGACATCAGAAATTTCAACTTGAGGAAGTATCGAAGACTAATAGGATACGTGCAACAAGAACCACTACTTTTCAATGGGACTATTCTGGACAATATCCTCTACTGCATTCCGCCTGAAATTGCGGAGCAGGATGATCGTATTAGACGTGCTATTGGAAAAGCTAATTgcacaaaatttttggccAATTTTCCAGATGGATTGCAGACTATGGTTGGTGCTAGAGGCGCGCAATTGTCCGGTGGTCAAAAGCAAAGAATTGCATTAGCTAGAGCGTTTTTACTAGATCCTGCCGTCCTTATTTTAGATGAAGCAACCAGTGCCCTTGACTCTCAAAGTGAAGAAATAGTTGCCAAAAATCTTCAGAGACGTGTGGAAAGGGGGTTCACTACTATATCAATTGCACATAGGCTTTCGACGATCAAACACAGTACTAGGGTGATTGTGTTAGGAAAACATGGCTCAGTGGTTGAAACCGGTTCATTCCGAGATCTAATCGCCATTCCTAATAGTGAACTAAATGCGCTGCTTGCCGAACAGCAGGACGAGGAAGGAAAAGGGGGAGTGATAGATTTGGACAATAGTGTTGCCCGGGAAGTATAA